CAGCCGTGACCTTGAGCCCCTCCGGGAGCGCCCCCTGTTGGAGAGATCTGACAAAGAGCCCGCTGACACCTCCACCCTGGCTATGTTGGTCGGCCTGGCAGGCCTGAtcctcttcatctgcctcattgCTACCATTGTCATACTGCTGGTGCGACGTAAGAGGCAGGCAAAGAAGAACCAGTTCCCTCCCTACGCCACCTCATCATCTACCGCCTACAGTGGCTATAGCCAAGGGCCACTGAGCATGTGGAACAGCTCAGACAGCTCTGAGGTCTAGAGATTATAACACCCATCACTCACAACCTCTGTCCTTGCCCCTTGTTGGATAGACTGAATGTCTCAACCATGGTGCCTTCCTTGCCCAGCTTTTCTAGCACTGATAAGAGCCCAATAAGACCTCAGTATGACAAGTGCAGTATACGTGTTTTAACGCCTACACACGGGTAAGGCACCAGAAAGACTATTACGGCTTACTGAACCCCAATGAAGCGTCACGGCTTGCTCTTGCTGCAAGGCAACTACGGTGGTAGGTACTGTAGGTTTCTGCCCTTTCTTTTGCTGTCCGCTCTTAGCTGTGGCTGAAAGTAATATTCGCCTGCTTCATTGGTTGTCGTGttgaaaaatacccccccccctttatttgaGGCTTGAGAATGTCCGACAACCCCTGCATCAACAAATGCAATTAGGAGGAGGCAAGCCTATTTCAGTTTAATAAAAGTTGAGATTTTTATGGTCCTTTAAGAATTTTATTTTGGCCAaagtggtttttttgttttgttattcttGTAATTCATTGTGTCCGTTACTTTGTTTTTGTGGAGAGCAGAGGAAAAAATGGGTTGAATGTTAGTTGAAGCTGACCTAAATGAATGACGTGATGAATACTTGTTGAACATTGACGGTGCACTGTTGAGCTTTAAAAGGCCTTCAGTCCTTCAGTATACTTGACCTCTGCAAAATACTGATGTGGTGCTTCTCAAAGGGATTGTAACTGCTGCCATTTTAGTATTTTCAAAATGTGGAACTATCCGAATGTGTTTAtatactttcttcttttttttttttaagaatgtgGCTCAAATCACATGCAAACAACCTGTGAGCAGAAAAAAAGGTATTAAttcaccctggtgaaacttgaAATATTAAATGAGACACTTGTGTTCTCAGCCTACCAAATCCTGAGAATATATTTTCAAGTCTAAAAAGTAAACCCTCTTTATCCTACACAGACGACAGTATATTTTCATGTGCCGATTAGCAGTAGACATTTGACTAATTCGTTTGAAATCGGTGCCTTTTTAATTTTGTGATGGTTTCAATTAAGTGTGCGGATGTATACCAATTACAACTGCTGAAAtacaacaaatgtatgtttttggATCAGTGTCTGTCTTAGCTGAATGCATGCAttcaagatgattttttttttaataaaatgggGACGTTTATTTATGATGTTCAAAAAGACATTTTCTACTTCACATAGGAAGGTAAAATAAGTTtctaaaaaagggaggggggggtacaCGTCATTACAAGCATTGGAATGTAGTACAACCAACAGGCATAAATACATTTATCTTAAACTCaagtacaagtaaaaaaaaaaaaatcaaaatgaaaggTGGCAAACTACACCAGCACAGCTGCAGTATTTGGGTGAGTCACTAGGAGGCGCATCTGCAAATGAGCACTTCCTACCTTCTACGACTAGACGCTAACGTGGCTAGCGAGAAGAAGTTCGGTTGGGAGGTTTACTACACAGTACATCATTACATCCCGTGAAACAAATACAGATGCTACAACTGTAAATACTGGAGCTGGCTGATGCGCTTGTTCAGCCACTGTATGAAAATTTTTACAACTTCAGTTTTTTCCTGCGTCCACGTCCATCTGGGTTGCTCTCGGACTTGCGCTTATGGGCCTATGAAAGAGGAACATCAACAAGGGAAAAAttaagaaatggggggggggggggggatacgccGAAGAATTCTAACATTTAGAATAAAGTGAAAAAAGTCAGTTTACCAGCACCACCTGCTAAGTATGCACAGTTTTATTTGACATTTTTAGCTTTTATTCAATAGGACAGGAGGGACAGGAAACAAGGTGAAGAGGGCAGGGAAAGACATACGGCGAAGGATCCAAGCAAGAGTCGAACAAATGCTGCAATGAGGCCGGAGCCAGTTAAGCGTCTACCATGTAGGCTCACTACATGGTAGACGCTTAACTGGCTGAGCCATCAGGACGCCCTGAGGATGGACAATTGTATGAGTTTCGCCAACCAAGTAAATGGCGTCCTGCTAGTTAACGTGAATGTTTCAACTTACCGAGCTAGACTTTggcccccttttctttttctcaGCTTTCTCCCTCTCCTCGAGCTCCATGTTCTCTCTTTCGATCAGTGTAATCAAGGTGTTGCATCGCCTCTGCAGCTCCTATTCACAAAAATCAAGCATCATCTTTTAAATCTACAATCATTAAGATAACGTTTTCCGTTAACTTACTGTAGCCTACAGTGAATCTTCCAAGAATGTTAAAACCTCCAACACAACATCAACATGTCCAGATAAACTGCTTAGCGCAGACAAATCATCATTGTTTCATGTGAAGATCATAACGGTCACCTCTCGCAGAACACTCACCATGGCAGTTCGGGATTTGAGGAACCAGTCAAACCGGAATTGGGGCGAGTTGCGGATACATTGGCGTAGCTCATCGTACACACTCTCTTTATCAAAGCCCAGCTTGTGAAGCATACAAATAAGGAAGCGGTCTTCCTCCTCTGTGTAGTTCTTGCCTTTGTTGGTACCATAGGAGATTCGCAGTTGGTGGAAAGGCGCCTTGTAACGACCAATCTGGACAAGTAACGATGAGAATAATTAAGTTACAGAAAAATATGTGAAGAGGTATTTCAGATGATTAAGAGTTTCAAAGTTCAAGAGGCATCACAGATGAATTTTGTTCGACCAGTCGGCCATGTAATTTGGAGGCCAAGTAGCTGACAGTAAGCTACCTTTGAGTCCAGTGCCTTCTTGATACTGATCCTTCTCTGGATTCTAGCCTCTCCTCTTTCTATCTGAGCCATAATCTTCTCTATGTCCTGCAGCTCATTGCAGCGCTCCCAGAACACAGCTGTAAGAATGAAAGCGAACCCACATTCAGAAAATATGACCACCAGTCAAGAGTTTGCATTTAATTCTTCCAGTACAGAAGACATGTAGAGTTAATACCTGAGTATTCCATGACTTCTTCAGGAGTTTTACCCTCGACTTCTCTGGCAATGTTCTCAATGTCATCTCTTCCCCACTTCTCATTGGCTTTAATAAACTGATTGAAGTCACGTTTGTTCCAAATAGTAAAGCCCTGCAAAGAGTTTACCGTTAATAAAAACTATGtacagtaaaaaaagaaaagaaaaaaggcacAATATTTGTGTTTACTTCAATATCAACAACATTTTTACTGTGGCTGAATAAGTACCTGTGAGAGAAGGTTCTCCTTCTCCTCAAGTTCCTCTTCAGATAGGGCCTCAGCCTCGTCAATTTTCGCCTGCTCCTCCTTTTGATGCTGTGCCGAGTTTGGCATGTCAGGGTTACGCGGGACCTATCGAGACAAGGCATAAATTAAGTTAGAAACAGCTCATGAGATACCCTCTCAGAACAAATTAAATGCATGACAAGGACCCTCTTGCTTCAACAGCTGCTTTATTGTACCTTATACCCAATAGTCTTTCTGTAGAACAGAATCTCCTTCTCCAGAAGCTCAAACAGACGGGGAGGGAAGAACTGGAAGTCCTGGACATTGGGCTGCTTGGGGGGTCGAGGAGCCtgtgaaaaaataaaaagcaaaTATTTGTGAATACAGTTTGGATAACATCTTTATCACTCAAAATCACGAGAGTGGTTTTAGAGTGACATAGCCTTACCTTTGGTGCTTTGGGCTCACTGACTCGTAGAGCCTCTCTGAAGTAGGCATCCACTGCATAGTtggccttcctctctctcttgggTGGCTCAATCCAATTGGTGATGACCTGAATGGAGTGAGAACAGAGCAAGTGGTCAAAAACTTTATGTTTGGGGATGTAGAGAGGGAACTGTAAAGGGATGTTGGcatctttactttttttttctctctgtagtCCTCTCCTTCAAATGTATAAACACTGCTGTTCTCTGTGTCCATGGTGAAATTCCTCAAAGAGCTCTCACCCAGGTTGGACATCTTCTCCTTCATCTCCATAGTCTGGTAAAAAAGGGATTAAAATGTTATTACCTCTCTTGTGGAAAACTAAAATATTTCCCAATATACAATACTGTGTCAATAATGAGTATTCAACTAATGCAAAACATGATAAAGATTTTTCTTTTCTGTATTATGCCATATGCTCaccttcctctctcccctctccagaATCACGTTAATGTCATCATCAGTGATCTCGCTCTCCTTGGAGGCAAACACATGGGTGGCGCCGTGGCGAATAATGGACAGCATCTCATCCTTACCCAGTTTGTTTGCACTTGGGTCCACTAGCCTTCCTATGATAGAAACATAATCCTTGGTAACCCTGTTAAAACCCTAATCTTACATTCCGTAACACCCTTACATTGGGTTTTAATATGTTGAGAATTGGTGATGTCCAACCCATGCAAGTGTTTGACGTAAAGTTTCTTATAGgattattggtaacactttagtatggggaacatattctaagtaacaaaaacttaatttagagtaatttaacaccatgaacacttgtagttttctgttttgttatgtaagaacagaccatattcattaagtgttagtaagggagaataactgttcttgtggtactaccaccttataaagtccatactaagcaaagcatattgagatggtactactaattaGCAATAATtccgaggttatagagggaaaactcatagtgaatggcttactggttgtataataaggccatgcagaataaggcattaatgagtacgtaataatgaccaattaagagccaatatgttgctaatttgcatgctaataagcacttaattaatggtgactatgttccccatactgaagtgttaccgGATTATTATATGGCACATGGTGTACCTTGCTGGATGACAATGGAGTCCAAGCGTAGTTTCATCTCAGCCCTCTCCACAATCCTCTCCTCCACCGTGTTCTCGGTGATGAAGCGAAACACACGCACCTGCTTCTGCTGACCAATCCTGTGAGCTCGGTCCTAAAAGAGGAAAGGGACCATAGATTTGATTCTCGAAAAAGAAATGAAACCACTTTTGACAACAAAAAACAGTCACTTTTTGGTCAAAGTAGGCAGTTCAAAGATTCCAAGTACTGACCATGGCCTGCAAGTCCACCTGAGGGTTCCAGTCTGAGTCGTACAGGATAACAACATCTGCTGTGGCCAGGTTGATACCCAATCCTCCAGCCCTGGTGCTCAGCATGAAAATGAACTTACTACTGTTGGGTTCGTTGTATGCATTGATAGAGATCTAAAAATTACAAAACATGTAGAACTCATTAGAACTACAGTCAAAGCACACAGTATGGGTCAGTGATTTTGATAGTAGAAGCAATTTTCATAATCATTTTAATTCATCCATATCAGCTGTTAAAGGCTCTTTTCTATGCATCAAACCTGTCTCTCTTCGTGTGGGGTCTGACCATCAAGGCGACAATAGCCATAATTCCTCCACATACAGTAGTCCTCCAGGATGTCCAGCATCCTGGTCATCTGACTGAAAATTAGCACACGGGAACCTGGAAGGGAGGGA
This genomic stretch from Lampris incognitus isolate fLamInc1 chromosome 5, fLamInc1.hap2, whole genome shotgun sequence harbors:
- the smarca5 gene encoding SWI/SNF-related matrix-associated actin-dependent regulator of chromatin subfamily A member 5 yields the protein MMSESANGVEQRDEQTEVEETGGVEEKSDSSEAGKESSSEAGQDGQDPSSSSQTKDSTPGYEEKVQTDRTNRFEYLLKQTEVFAHFIQPAAQKTPTSPLKMKPGRPRIKKDEKQNLLSAGDNRHRRTEQEEDEELLNESNRATNVCTRFDDSPSYVKTGKMRDYQVRGLNWLISLYENGINGILADEMGLGKTLQTISLLGYMKHYRNIPGPHMVLVPKSTLYNWMNEFKRWVPSLRAVCLIGDRDERTALIRDVLLPGEWDVCVTSYEMLIIEKAVFKKFNWRYLVIDEAHRIKNEKSKLSEIVREFKTTNRLLLTGTPLQNNLHELWALLNFLLPDVFNSSEDFDSWFDTNNCLGDQKLVERLHTVLRPFLLRRIKADVEKSLLPKKEIKMYVGLSKMQREWYTKILMKDIDILNSAGKMDKMRLLNVLMQLRKCCNHPYLFDGAEPGPPYTTDLHLVVNSGKMAVLDKLLPKMKDQGSRVLIFSQMTRMLDILEDYCMWRNYGYCRLDGQTPHEERQISINAYNEPNSSKFIFMLSTRAGGLGINLATADVVILYDSDWNPQVDLQAMDRAHRIGQQKQVRVFRFITENTVEERIVERAEMKLRLDSIVIQQGRLVDPSANKLGKDEMLSIIRHGATHVFASKESEITDDDINVILERGERKTMEMKEKMSNLGESSLRNFTMDTENSSVYTFEGEDYREKKKVITNWIEPPKRERKANYAVDAYFREALRVSEPKAPKAPRPPKQPNVQDFQFFPPRLFELLEKEILFYRKTIGYKVPRNPDMPNSAQHQKEEQAKIDEAEALSEEELEEKENLLSQGFTIWNKRDFNQFIKANEKWGRDDIENIAREVEGKTPEEVMEYSAVFWERCNELQDIEKIMAQIERGEARIQRRISIKKALDSKIGRYKAPFHQLRISYGTNKGKNYTEEEDRFLICMLHKLGFDKESVYDELRQCIRNSPQFRFDWFLKSRTAMELQRRCNTLITLIERENMELEEREKAEKKKRGPKSSSAHKRKSESNPDGRGRRKKLKL